DNA sequence from the Massilibacterium senegalense genome:
GGCATACCATAATACCCCAAACGACTAAAGCTCGCTCCTAACAAATACGATTCCAACGCTAACTCAAAACAAAGTTCCGTCACAATCGGCCACTTTGTCGATTTTTCTAAAAAAAATGGATAAAACATTTGCTCAATTTCCTGCTCCACTTCTTTCAATGAGAGCCATTTTAAAATGGTTTTTTCATATTGAACTTTTCGTTCCGCTTGCTTTTGTTTAAATGTGAAAATAACTTGCACCTGTCTCACCTCCAGCTTTCACACTTAGTATCAAAAAACACGAAACGATTCATACTACACAAAAAAATCCTTTAGCAAATGCCAAAGGACTACCTTTTTTCATGACCAGATTTTTGTTTGTGGAAGCGTTGATGCTCCCAAGCAATCAACACCATCCCTAACTCTTCCTCTAATGCTTTAATTTTAGATGCTTCTTTTTCCGACAATTCCGCAATGTTATATTCCATCCCATCACCTCCTTTTTACAAGACACTGTTAGCGTGTCCAACCATACAAAAAACATGAAGAAAAAATATTTCCCTTTGTCGCCTCTCTTTTTTAAAGCTATCAGATATATGTTATTTTTTCTTATATTTTTTGTGAAGATGATAACAGGGGTAGCTTCCCTATGGTATGATTTTCATAATAAAATTTACGGAGCATTTAGATTGGAGGGTCATGTATTGGGAAAATTAAAAAAAGGGTACGACATCTTTTTATTCTTTCTACCCCGCGCACTACAAGTCATTTTAAACCTTTCTCTCGTTTTATTAGCAGTTGTACTCTCTTTTCTTCTATGCAAAGAATTGTTTGCGTTTAGCCATATTATTCTTGGCGATGAAAGTACGGATTATCAATTATATTTAGCAAATATTCTCGTGTTCTTTTTATATTTTGAGTTTATTTCGATGATTGTGAAGTATTTTAAGGAAAATTATCATTTTCCGTTACGTTATTTCTTGTATATCGGCATTACAGCAATGGTTCGATTAATTATCGTCGACCATGATGATCCGATGAATACGATATTTTATTCGTTAGTCATTTTAATTTTAATCATCGGCTATTTTATTTTAAATATTACCCCACGTAATCGCCCGGACAATCATTCTTTTTTTAAAGACAAGCATACCGTTGAAAAATGAATCAACGGTTGTACCGTTTTTCATCCTTTAATAAAAAAATAACTATCAAAACTAGTTCATTGTTTATTGGGTATACTCCTATTTATAAAACAGAAGGTCTTTCCTTAGCTACTTCATTCATAAAGGAAAGACCGTTTACAAAATATTTTTTCTATTATTCATTTGCTAGGAATATACATGAATTTTTTCTTTTTTAGATAAATTTCGTCTAATTAAAAGACAAGTTTATAGAAAGAACCGATTAATTAACAATGAATCCATTTCACATCATTTTCGAGCAAATGTCCCTCCCAAGCCTTTGATAAAGGTTGATTAGATAAAATATAATCAATTTTGTTTAATTCTGTAATCTTGTATGTTCCTTTCAGACCTATTTTTGAATGATCAGCCAATACATATGTTTTTCCCGCTTGGTTAATCATCATTTCAGATAACTTCGCTTTTTCTAAATTATATGAAGATATACCGAAATCAGGAAGTAAAGCATCCACTGAAATAAAAGCTCGATCAAAAGATAAATGAGTCAAAATTTGTTGTGACATTGGTCCAGCTGTGCGAAAATGTTGAGGGCTAATTGTTCCACCAATAAATACTATCTCTCCAGTAAACATCTTATTATTTGTAGCAGATATTAACTGGTTTGCAAAAGGAAAAGAATTTGTAATAATCGTTAACTCTTTAATATGCATGAGATACGGAACTAACTGAAGAGTGGTACTTCCCTCATCTACTAAAATAACATCCCCGTTCTGGATAAATGTAGCTGCTTTATAAGCAATTCGTTTCTTTTTCTCTATATTTAAAATTTTTCTTTCCACCATCGACGGTTCTATTAAGGATGGGGGGTCATTTTTAACAGCTCCCCCATACACCTTTTTTAATTTTTGATTTTTATCTAAATCTTCCAAATATCGACGAATTGTTTCAGTAGAAACAGAAAATTTCTCGGCAAGATCCGCCACTTTAACCTTACCTTTCACTTCCAAGTTCT
Encoded proteins:
- a CDS encoding DUF2521 family protein; the protein is MQVIFTFKQKQAERKVQYEKTILKWLSLKEVEQEIEQMFYPFFLEKSTKWPIVTELCFELALESYLLGASFSRLGYYGMPFIEVKERSIYKEALLMEDLYDYLMFLQPSANAALYENCREFISDYFSKGYQNGKKTYKLKI
- the psiE gene encoding phosphate-starvation-inducible protein PsiE, giving the protein MGKLKKGYDIFLFFLPRALQVILNLSLVLLAVVLSFLLCKELFAFSHIILGDESTDYQLYLANILVFFLYFEFISMIVKYFKENYHFPLRYFLYIGITAMVRLIIVDHDDPMNTIFYSLVILILIIGYFILNITPRNRPDNHSFFKDKHTVEK
- a CDS encoding DeoR/GlpR family DNA-binding transcription regulator, translated to MSVVSEERKRIILENLEVKGKVKVADLAEKFSVSTETIRRYLEDLDKNQKLKKVYGGAVKNDPPSLIEPSMVERKILNIEKKKRIAYKAATFIQNGDVILVDEGSTTLQLVPYLMHIKELTIITNSFPFANQLISATNNKMFTGEIVFIGGTISPQHFRTAGPMSQQILTHLSFDRAFISVDALLPDFGISSYNLEKAKLSEMMINQAGKTYVLADHSKIGLKGTYKITELNKIDYILSNQPLSKAWEGHLLENDVKWIHC